Within Etheostoma cragini isolate CJK2018 chromosome 24, CSU_Ecrag_1.0, whole genome shotgun sequence, the genomic segment TACATTTACATGGTGAGAAAGTGAGACAGTGAGACTGGACTTCAGGCACTACGCTGAAATGAAGCGGATCAGCAGGTATAATGGTTACCATGCTAACATTTGTCAATTGGCACTGAACACAATGCACAGATAGGAATGCCACTGCTACCAAAGTATTGCCGAGTGAATTTGGATCCGATGAAAGtactagggttagggttacgtAATCACCACAGTCAGTAGGATTCGTCCTCTGGAAACCATGATCTTTACCAATATTTAGGATAATCCATTTCATAGTTTTTGAGACGTTGCATTCTGGAGTGGTGAGTAAACCAACGTTTCCCAGCGGTGATGCTATGGCTGACCCTTCGTCTCAGTGGGGCTGAAATCAATCTGTCCCTTTAAGCTAATCAATAACAACTTGTAACACTAGCTGGCCTGAATGAAGTACTGTGTGTTGAGTGCAGTTTCACTGATATGCAATCCCAGATTTAAGGCTTTACACACAGCAATGTTTAGATTCACCAAACTCCTGAACATAAAATAATCATGCTTTGGAATTGTCAATTGGAGCaggttgtcatggaaacagcaAAGTGGCACACACAAGttcattttgtctttctttttttccctcagaGTAACTTCCTGCTTCGCTGGAAGAGCTATTTTTAACGGGTGTTATATAAGATGGAACTCTAGTGCTCAATGCAATGTGTTattttcctcttcatcttttcGACTGCGATGGGAGCAGAAAGCACCGCATTCCCCGTACCTGTATCTCCCCAGTGAGTTATGAGCTTCCCGCGCCGCTACagttaatgaaaaacaaatgtactaatttatcatcatcatcattctgtGGAAAGTGCTTGAGCACAAGGGATAATTGTCCATCATTCGTCGTCGTTTTGGAGTGgtgaaaaatgagaaaaatgctaaaaatataTGCAATGTGTGTGGGCCAATTTTCAGGTTGATTTtcagaaaattggtgtccttgaaAGGTTTGATTttcctgatttctttttttaatgaaggcattaaaatcaatttctaaaaagatgttgtttttaattcctctttttaaacaactttagcatgggtgtgtaaacttatgcacgCCACAGTACGACTCGAAACAAGTGCCACTCCATGAGTTATTAATGCCTGAGAAAGAAGgataaaaaatagtttgaaatgtttctttaaagacGAGGGAGATGAAGTGGTTTTTGAGCAGTGTAGGATGCGAGCATGTAGCACAGCTTGCATGTAATATTCAGCTCTCCCAGCCGAGCTCTAAGTGAACTAACTGTGAGAGATGCTATGATTAGCCGCGCTACGTGCCTTCCAGGTGGTGGGGTTTGTTCTTCAGCAGTATGCACGTCCACGTAGGTCTCTGCACATGAGTAACGTCTAAAAAACAGTGGGCAGTAGGCCGTCGAGTGTTGCAGTGAGTGTCATCACCTGAGCCGATCGAGCCACTTTATGAGTGTTGTGTTGCAGAAGCTTACTCTGTTAAAGCCTTTTAAATCCGTCAGAGGAGggcaaataaaagcatttttcaaGCCTCCGCGGCAATTTTCTTACAGCTAACTTCGACAAGAAAGCTTTGTATCAATGCATTAACCATGCTCCCGCTTTCTCCCTCTGCAGGATGTTTCGAGTGCTGCATCAAGTGTCTGGGCGGGGTGCCCTACGCCTCCCTAGTGGCCACCATCCTCTGCTTCTCAGGCGTGGCTCTGTTCTGCGGCTGTGGCCACGTGGCTCTGACCGGCACCCTGACCATGCTGGAGAACCACTTCTCCAGGGTCACCACGGACCACGCCACCCTCGCGTTGGTGTAAGTCCTCAGTGCGGGTCGGTTGGCTCACAACAGCTGCCGCTACGCCATCCATAATCCGTCATTAGCCGTGAAATCAAGCACTATAGCGCTGTAACACTTACTGGAATACGGTGTTCTGCTAACAGGCTTCACACTCAGTTCTCATGAAGACTAAATGAGCATGATGAATCATTGATGAGCTCTTGGCACCATTAATGGTTTCAGTAGAAAGCCTTGAAACAACAGTGACTATAGGCTACTGGTACTAGTAAATCTGTCAAGGAGAGCTTGTAACTTGTAAATGTCTCCTAACCCAGGTGAGTTAGCTTTAACAGAAAGAATATAGATATTCTGAATGAAGATGTTTACAATAGCTCAAGTGTAAGTATTTATAAAACGCATATTTTATGATACACTGTTAAAGAGTTACTTTACCAATTTAAAACCCAATTGATGTTTGAACTACATATGTACCTTGGCAAATGGACACAATTTAGCTGGATAATCATAATTAGTCATGTGCTCTCACCAGTGTaatgctgtgtgtattttgtccataacAAATCCCCGCCAATTGGTCCCAAAacagcctggtctcacagaattccgtgaaatgatcacaaactgttAACACCGCATTACgcgataataataataataataatataatatattttatttataacgcacCTTTCATTCCAAggaatctcaaagtgctacacaggagagtaataataataaaaacaatcagcacaaaaatgcctttctgaataaaaaagtcttcagtTCAGCTTTGAAATGTGATGGTGGCGTTGAATGTGAGAAAAATCCCTGTGGCCACCACGGAAACAATATCAAGGTAAAGTCAATaagaagatgacgtagcattagCAGTGAATAGAATAAAAGCCCGAAAATCTGCGTAAGGCtgttggttggggggggggtggatgggtcaaacacagaacTTTCAACTGTTCCTAAACCTAACCGTTCCATTCTTCCTACGTGTCACGGaacgtaagcccacccacaaccaTTTCTTTTACTTAAGGGTCGTGTTCATTTCAcggaattctgtgagatcaggttgcccaaaatgtcccagttagaaaCTAAACGcagtaaacatattctttacaaatctttacaatcattcccccaaggaaccaagcaggcctgccgtATTGCACGGttcaagttttctttaaaactatGCATGGGTGTTCTGGCGATTATCCTGGAAGTGAAGTGTCTGTGATCCTGACTAATACAAACAAGCCCAACAAGCTCGTGTTACATCACCCATCAGTGGGAGCATTTATTGGTCCGGTGCGGCGCGTTGCATTCTGGTAGTTTTagattttcttcctttttagtAAAAGGGAATATCACAGCTTCTTCTCTCTGGCAATGTTTCAAAAATGATTGTGCCATTCTACTGCATACCCTACCATAAGCTACTGGTCATATCTATAAACAAAGCTAACGTAGAATACAGTACTGATCACTCAGTCTTgcattgatttgtttaaaattacacCTATTATATcaacctaaacacacacaacatggggTTACaattactgtttgtgtgtgttcaggatCCAGATCTTTCAGTACACCATCTACGGCATCGCCTCCTTCTTCTTCGTCTACGCCATCGTCCTGCTGGCTGAGGGCTTTTACACCACCAGCGCCATAAAGAAGGAGCTGCAGAGCGACTTTAAGACCACCGTCTGTGGACGCTGCATCACCGCCTTTgtatgtcaacacacacacacacacacacacacacacacacacgtgctgcAAATCATCACACCCACTGGCCCAGATACACTCAAAAAAGCCTCTAAATAAGATTGAATTGCTCTGATGTGTATCTTGTGTtcttatatataaataaatagtgtaGCTGGCTTATAAAAAGGAACACATAACAGTCATTAATTTTGTCAGtgacaacacatacacacacacacacacacacacacacacacacacacacacacacacacacacacacacacacacacactctctctcacttgaGGGTAACTCTGGAACAGTTTGTCCTTTCTAGCCTGATTACTCTGCAGATGTCCAGTACCATTAACTTAAACACTGACactatgaatgtgtgtgtggtgggtgGAGGTGTCCAGGGAATAATATTAACCCAGTTCTCCTAATGCAAACTTTAAGGGAAAAAACAATCAgactggaaaataaataaataaaatccttcctttcttttctcctctccttagTTCATGTTCCTGACCTACATCCTCGCTCTGGCCTTCCTCGCCATCTTCGGCTTCACGGCGATACccgttttcctcttttttaatatGTGGAACACCTGCGCCGCCATGAAGGCTCCTGACGCCAACATCACCTCACCTGACTCCATCTGTGTGGACGTGAGGCAGTACGGTAGGTTGTCCCACCTTCATCCCACTGCAGTAACTCAAGTGCAAGCTTCCATGACTTTCTCTGAGTTCCATGTTTCCCCACCCTGTCTTGTTGAATTTAGTTTGTGGTTTCCAGGGTAACgcttgacaaaaacatcagttgTGGCTTATATTAGGAGGTGGATTTAGTCTATCTGCTTCTATAATAGAGTTTTTTCCTAACATAAAAAGCTAGCAATTATCATTGTCAGGTTCAAGAGCTGTTTCTGAAACAATGATGAAGTATTAGAGGGTGGATCTCCCCCTCAGTGCCATTTTATTCTAATAAATACCACAAGATATGGACAATtgctttttctgtatttttctgtatttgtctattttgtgtctatggtaaattgagtttttggtttggatattatttgttgtatttttattgttatcgTGCCCCCTTTGAAAAGCTTTCATAAGCTCATTTGGGATTTCCCGTTTCACGTGGCCTACATGTGATCATTGCATCTCTGAAATAGTGTTTAACGGTCCGACgatgacgtgtgaaataaacaaaaacaaagaaaaatgaatcaaaCCGCCTCTAAGCTGTGTTTGTCAGCTCATCCTCGAGTCATCCAGGCCAGCCTGTCCTTTATATCTCTGCTCATGCTTGGTTTCTGCACACCTGATCTAATTAGAGATGGCACATTTTCATTACAGTTTAATTGGATCAGGTGTGCAGGAGAGGAACTTGCAGGACAGGTGGGCCTTGATAACTGGGTTTATAAAACCAGTTTAAATCTTAATATCGTCAGTTTACATGCAgtacatattatatttttatattttatatcttCAGAACTAAGATGGTACCAAGTATATGCCAGCAACagggtgtggtgtgtgttttataaGAAGCTAAATGTGCTACATGTACCCGcacaatgttttaaatgtcattggtCAGTTGAGAAGATTTCtagcttatttattttatgtttatgaaTCTTTGGCGAGTCAACTAAAGAGACTTTCCTGTCTCAAATTGTGTAATGTGAATAATTGTTTGAGTCCTGAAGTGGGAAATTTGTTTCACACTAGCTTCTTATTTTTGAAAGTGTCTGCCAAAGCCTAATTATAGAAGCAATCCCCCTAGGTATTTTGatttagaaaacaaatgtaaactaGATCAGATTGCATGCTGTATAACATGTCTTCAAACTTCAAgagaaattcaattcaattccagGCAAGTGAGCTCAGAACATGCCGGCCAGGCTCGGCAATAAGAGCTTTTAACTTTGCGCATAAGAGAAtatcacacacacgcaggccAGGCTTTACCTGCACGATAGCAAAATATAGAAACATGTCTCAAACTAATCCAAAAGGCTTTAGTCTGCTGTATGCCGCGACActataaacacatatttatctCTTGGTCCGGTTtgctttaaatgtcatttttctaCATAGGAAGatgtcaaaaatacatttagactATTGAGAGCCTGATTGCATCTCTATGAAAATCCACCCATCCTGCAGAATTACAGCACGGTAACGCTCTTCTATGATTGCAGATCTGTGTAATGGCCTAACGTACAGTATGTGACCCACATTTGAAGGACAGCTGGCCCGCTTGCGGAGTAGGATGAGGATCACATATGCTTCACTGGCAGTCGTACTTTACAGCGTACAAAATATTTAACCCAATTACTGTCAGTCATCAAATTATCATCGGAGTTACAGGTTTCTGATGAAGCTTGTGTTTTGTCATGATAGtattaatgaaaacatttcaaagtaaagGAAGACTATATAACCTGTAATATTAGTTTTCAGAAGTAAGTGGAATAAATAACCCATATTATTCCTGGAGGAGAGGCTTCTGGACAGAATCAGCCTTTAATCTTTATCCCAGCCTGATTTATAATGCCTTCAatcacgggggggggggacagctTCTTGTTTCAGATGAGAAAGCGACAGTCCTGTGATGTTTTATCTCTCTGATCCTGCAGGTATTATTCCCTGGAACGCCACCCCTGGAAAAGCTTGTGGAGCCACACTGGGAGACATCTGTAACACCAGCGAGGTGAGCGGACACTGACCtggtctttcttttctttttttaatctttcctcCACTCtaactctctctttccctctacAGTTCTACCTGTCCTACCACCTCTACATTGTTGCGTTCGCCGGCGCCGGGGCCACCGTCAT encodes:
- the LOC117939336 gene encoding neuronal membrane glycoprotein M6-b-like — protein: MDGTKPAMESNAEETQDEGQESKGCFECCIKCLGGVPYASLVATILCFSGVALFCGCGHVALTGTLTMLENHFSRVTTDHATLALVIQIFQYTIYGIASFFFVYAIVLLAEGFYTTSAIKKELQSDFKTTVCGRCITAFFMFLTYILALAFLAIFGFTAIPVFLFFNMWNTCAAMKAPDANITSPDSICVDVRQYGIIPWNATPGKACGATLGDICNTSEFYLSYHLYIVAFAGAGATVIALIHYLMILGANWAYLRSAVSTHEYQDIKTKDDQDVEAEARSKEGQNSSYS